Proteins from a genomic interval of Lemur catta isolate mLemCat1 chromosome 17, mLemCat1.pri, whole genome shotgun sequence:
- the COMMD7 gene encoding COMM domain-containing protein 7 isoform X1, whose product MGRLHCTQDPVPEAVGGDMQQLNQLGAQQFSALTEVLFHFLTEPKEVERFLAQLSEFATTNQISLGPLRSIVKSLLLVPNGALKKSLTAEQVQADFITLGLSEEKATYFSEKWKQNAPTLAQWAIGQTLMINQLIDMEWKFGVTSGSSELEKVGSIFLQLKLVVKKGNQTENLYIELTLPQFYSFLHEMERVRTSMECFS is encoded by the exons ATGGGCCGCCTGCACTGCACACAGGACCCCGTGCCCGAGGCCGTGGGCGGCGACATGCAGCAGCTGAACCAGCTGGGCGCGCAG CAGTTCTCAGCCCTGACAGAAGTGCTTTTCCACTTCCTAACTGAGCCAAAAGAG GTAGAAAGGTTTCTAGCTCAGCTCTCTGAATTTGCCACCACCAATCAGATCAGTCTTGGCCCCCTCAGAAGCATTGTGAAAAGCCTCCTCCTGGTTCCAAATG GTGCACTGAAGAAGAGTCTTACAGCTGAGCAGGTCCAGGCTGATTTTATAACTCTGG GTCTTAGTGAGGAAAAAGCCACTTACTTTTCTGAAAAG TGGAAGCAGAATGCCCCCACCCTTGCCCAATGGGCCATAGGTCAGACTCTGATGATTAACCAGCTCATAGATATGGAGTGGAAATTTGGAG TGACATCTGGGAGCAGCGAATTGGAGAAAGTGGGAAGTATATTTTTACAA ttAAAGTTGGTGGTTAAGAAAGGAAATCAaactgaaaatttatatatag AATTAACCTTGCCTCAGTTCTACAGCTTCCTGCACGAGATGGAGCGAGTCAGAACCAGCATGGAGTGTTTCAGCTGA
- the COMMD7 gene encoding COMM domain-containing protein 7 isoform X2, whose product MGRLHCTQDPVPEAVGGDMQQLNQLGAQFSALTEVLFHFLTEPKEVERFLAQLSEFATTNQISLGPLRSIVKSLLLVPNGALKKSLTAEQVQADFITLGLSEEKATYFSEKWKQNAPTLAQWAIGQTLMINQLIDMEWKFGVTSGSSELEKVGSIFLQLKLVVKKGNQTENLYIELTLPQFYSFLHEMERVRTSMECFS is encoded by the exons ATGGGCCGCCTGCACTGCACACAGGACCCCGTGCCCGAGGCCGTGGGCGGCGACATGCAGCAGCTGAACCAGCTGGGCGCGCAG TTCTCAGCCCTGACAGAAGTGCTTTTCCACTTCCTAACTGAGCCAAAAGAG GTAGAAAGGTTTCTAGCTCAGCTCTCTGAATTTGCCACCACCAATCAGATCAGTCTTGGCCCCCTCAGAAGCATTGTGAAAAGCCTCCTCCTGGTTCCAAATG GTGCACTGAAGAAGAGTCTTACAGCTGAGCAGGTCCAGGCTGATTTTATAACTCTGG GTCTTAGTGAGGAAAAAGCCACTTACTTTTCTGAAAAG TGGAAGCAGAATGCCCCCACCCTTGCCCAATGGGCCATAGGTCAGACTCTGATGATTAACCAGCTCATAGATATGGAGTGGAAATTTGGAG TGACATCTGGGAGCAGCGAATTGGAGAAAGTGGGAAGTATATTTTTACAA ttAAAGTTGGTGGTTAAGAAAGGAAATCAaactgaaaatttatatatag AATTAACCTTGCCTCAGTTCTACAGCTTCCTGCACGAGATGGAGCGAGTCAGAACCAGCATGGAGTGTTTCAGCTGA